From Aurantimicrobium sp. INA4, one genomic window encodes:
- a CDS encoding type II toxin-antitoxin system Phd/YefM family antitoxin: MTTLSLAEARANLSKLVEAAVTTQEVFEITRNGNRDAVLMSADEYDSLIETIDILGDEETMSQLRVALAQQKAGMSVAVDKETLLASVAARMPE, encoded by the coding sequence ATGACGACTCTTTCCCTCGCTGAAGCACGAGCTAACCTCTCAAAGCTGGTAGAGGCAGCTGTCACCACCCAAGAAGTATTTGAGATTACTCGTAACGGAAATCGTGACGCAGTTCTCATGAGCGCTGACGAATATGACTCCCTCATCGAGACCATCGACATCCTGGGCGATGAAGAAACGATGAGTCAACTTCGCGTAGCTTTGGCCCAGCAAAAAGCTGGCATGAGCGTTGCTGTGGATAAAGAAACACTCCT